A segment of the Rhizoctonia solani chromosome 12, complete sequence genome:
TCCCTCTTGACCTTGGATAGGAGTCCGacgtagaatacattgtgaATGCGCATTGTTGGGGGAAGTTCTAGCCAATACgcgcggtcggagattttttcagtaaccttgaatggtccCAAGCGCtgttccgttagcttggggctcagggttttgaggttgacattcttggcgtcaagccaagcttcttctccaatctcaaactcCACTGGGTTTCCCTCTTCTCCGGCAGTCATTCTCGATTTAGATTGCCGAAGGGCTGATTCAACCTCCTTCCACTGCTTTTCCATGGTCTGGGCTAAGTCATCGGCTTCTGGAACATCCGTAGGTACGTTAGAGGGCGTCAAGGTAGGTTCCCAACCGTACAGGGCCTTGAAGGGAGTTTTTCCCGTGCTACTATGGACCGCGTTGTTGTAAGCAAATTCGGCCATTGGCAGCCACTTGGTCCAATCCCGTTGATTCACCCTGAATACGCCCTCAGGAAGTGTTCGATGGACGGGTTGACTCGTTCCGTTTGGCCGTCGCTCTGGGGATGATacgctgaggagaagtgagGATCAATTcccaggcgtttgtacagtgcccttaggaatttgttgttgaagacccttccccTATCCGAGACCGTTTTCTCAGGCATCCCATGCCGTTTCCACACGTGTTCCAAGAATAATTCCGCCAGcttgggtgccttgagctttttggagcatttgatgAAGATCCCGTACTTAGTGAAGCTGTCCACAATAACCAAGATAGAGTCATTGCTCCCGTCCTTTggtaggtctactatcatatcGTACGACACATATTGCCAGGGACGTGAGGGAAGTTCCAGGGGTTGTGGGGGTATTGACGcgtacttgggcttccttatTCGTTGACAGGTTTCGCaggagtccacatgccagtaaGTATCGGCACGGATcccgggccagtagtagttccttgagaCTAGTTCCAATGTACGTTGCCTGCCCGGGTGTCCGGCTAAGGGACTATCATGGAAAATGCGGAGCAGATCCGTCCTTAATGTTCCAACGTCTGGTACTACTATGcgcccttggtagaataaCAACCCTGCTTCCATTgcgtaatccttgaatgcgcgCTTAATTGAGGggggtgccttggactcgttTTGTAGGAATTGGAgaatttcctccagggattcgtCTTGGTCTAAGGCGgcctcaatctggcgttgaAGTTCCTTCTTGGGTGTTACCAAGGCTACGTTGGCGAATACGGGGtcagggagcatggtttgattGGCGGGTGGAACATCGGCGTGGTCTGGTCGTCGGGacaaggcatctggtttgccgGACTGTTTACCAGGGCGgtacacaatttggaaattgtatcCGGCCAGGAGGAGATGCCAGCGTGCATGGCGGCGATTGAAGGTTctggactccttccagtactccagattaCGATGGTCTGTGAAAACGGTGATGGGATGCGCggtgccttccaggaatatacgCCAGTACTCGAAGGAGCGAATAATtgctaggagctccttgtcGTGTGTGTCGTAATTTTGCTCagctcccttgaatgattcggATAGGAAGCCAAGAGGATGTAGGCGCCCATCTTCCTgccgttgactgagtatagaCCCTAGGGCTGCACCAGAGGCGTCCGTTTCCAAGAAGTAGGGCTTGGTTGGGTCGGCATGACGGAGAACCGGAGCGCTGGTGATGGCGTCTTTCAACCCTTGGAAGGCTGCTTGTTCCCTttcttcccatttccatggcaTATCCTTTTTTACCAGATTGTGCAGGGGGCGTGCTATGTGGCTAAAGTTTGCGACAAATCggcggaggaagttggcgaacccaaggaaggactggacttctttgacttttgatggaaccggccattcttgtaccgcctggattttgagcttatccaggctgaaccCTTTGTCCGAAACAAttattcccaggtattccacagatgttacgtggaa
Coding sequences within it:
- a CDS encoding Retrotransposable element Tf2 protein; translation: MAEFAYNNAVHSSTGKTPFKALYGWEPTLTPSNVPTDVPEADDLAQTMEKQWKEVESALRQSKSRMTAGEEGNPVEFEIGEEAWLDAKNVNLKTLSPKLTEQRLGPFKVTEKISDRAYWLELPPTMRIHNVFYVGLLSKVKRDKKRAFENRPPPVTVDGEEEYEVEGITDAKERDGKWFFRVKWKGYGSEENTWEPQENLKNAGKILKKYEEEMKKKALGAAKALRGGAVS
- a CDS encoding Retrotransposable element Tf2 protein, producing MHPRTAESLRLPLIDLPTPRTVTMLDGSSPQAGKIWKKAILTFSFDGKKMTETFLICNTGSHAAILGLKWLDAHNPEIDWNAQTLSFPHAPPEHVAIAEEEEADKNPLEGVPPEYHQYAKVFGEEEFNKLPPHRHYDIGIELTEEGPLNSPLYSMTDAESATLKDWLRDELKAGKIRPSKSSISSPVMFVPKKDGSRRLVVDYRRLNNRTKKNVYPLPRPDDLMAQLRGAKVFTKLDLRWGYNNVRVKEGDEWKTAFRTKYGLYESLVMTFGLTNAPAAFQHFMNELFKDLLDVCVIIYLDDILIYSKDDASHTKHVHEVLRWLMENQLFCKASKCTFHVTSVEYLGIIVSDKGFSLDKLKIQAVQEWPVPSKVKEVQSFLGFANFLRRFVANFSHIARPLHNLVKKDMPWKWEEREQAAFQGLKDAITSAPVLRHADPTKPYFLETDASGAALGSILSQRQEDGRLHPLGFLSESFKGAEQNYDTHDKELLAIIRSFEYWRIFLEGTAHPITVFTDHRNLEYWKESRTFNRRHARWHLLLAGYNFQIVYRPGKQSGKPDALSRRPDHADVPPANQTMLPDPVFANVALVTPKKELQRQIEAALDQDESLEEILQFLQNESKAPPSIKRAFKDYAMEAGLLFYQGRIVVPDVGTLRTDLLRIFHDSPLAGHPGRQRTLELVSRNYYWPGIRADTYWHVDSCETCQRIRKPKYASIPPQPLELPSRPWQYVSYDMIVDLPKDGSNDSILVIVDSFTKYGIFIKCSKKLKAPKLAELFLEHVWKRHGMPEKTVSDRGRVFNNKFLRALYKRLGIDPHFSSAYHPQSDGQTERVNPSIEHFLRAYSG